The DNA segment ACCTCACCACCTTCAGCAATAGCAGCAGAGGTTGGCGGTGGTGGTGATGCAGGAAGTCTTGAGAGACCCCCTGAATGGGCATAatcactcccagcaggaggagtGGGTTGACCAATAGCTTGGCCCGCTGGGGGTGCAGGTGGAAGTGATGTTGGAGACAGAGTTTGAGGCGTCGGAGATGGTAGGCGCTGAGGGGAGGGAGAGAAAGTTGGTGCTGAGGCAGGTTGGGTAGGAGGAGGTGGGGGTGAACCCTCCTCGATCTGTACCACTTCAATTTCCTCAGGCCTGAGAGACGAAGCCCCCCCAACCTCTTGGTGTTTCTTCTTGCGATGTATGAGAGGAGATCCAAAACTCTCCTCCTCGGTTGAGTGGGTAGGATCAGCAGCGACCGCCACAGTTGTGGGAAAGGCCTTTACtagccttcttcttttcttctctggctcgaggccttcagctggcgcgaccgagagagggggAGCTGCAATGGGGAAGCTTCAGTAATGCCctcctcctatctttccctgaagTCATGTCTGCATCAAGggtaaaaagaagagttagatggcataATTATGCAAGTTGATAAAATGTTATGCAAGTATGCATGAGGGTGTGCAAGTATTCtaaggggtgcaggaagaagaaccTACCTATGTACTTCTTCAGAGACACCACGTCAAACTCGTGTTTGATGAGAAGGGCCGAGTtatatttgttgggtttaatcTTCAACAATATTTTGCCCCTAGGAGCAACctacacagctcgcgctcgtagggggccatggcttcAAGGCCCCGGGGTTTCTTAAACTCGACTCCAGGAACCCAATAGAGGGGAAACCCCTCGAGCAGCGTTGGGCTTTGCTGAGTAGCAGagatcatgtagaacctgcccttccaatctttgaacgattgctggtacaggcccaagaTCACTCGTCCAGCAACTCTATTCAGGCTGACCCATGACctatccccagggttcttcgcctcgaagaaatgtaggaagacgtctactgaggcgttgtgcccaaagtagttgcagaggatctcgaatgcccgtatgaaagcccaggcattcgggtggagttggcaaggggctacgttcagctccatcatcagctccttctcaaagaaggtgaagggcaagcgcaacttcaaccttttgaagatggcggaatatatgaaggtgaagggcaccccattggtagcCCTATCGTCCACACAGattggcatccctcgaggaggaatgcgtataCGAACGTTGAAGTcgttctccctgtcgatggcgcaaGAGGGCTCATCAGGGTCGTTGCTCAGAAGGGTCTTGAGATGGCCTTTAGGTAGTTGAGTGGAAGTTTCGGCcagcaatgccaggggagcccagtcgtagaccTTGGCATAGTCCTGATAGGGAGCTGCATCAGGTGGAGGTGACGCTGGTGCACTtgctgaaggctgtgcaccagaggagGAGGCAACGATGCGAGCAGtttgcttcaagcgagccattgcgaggtaactgcaatggaggaaaGAAAAAGGTCAGATGaacggaagaagagggaatgatgaatggttcggtgaaaaacagaggaagggaagaagaaagaaaggtccaggcgaagaagaggaagagggagaagtaGAAAGCGAAGTGAGAAACgcaaaaaaccctagcgcgggttgagaagaagaaaaacagagaagatgaatgcatggtaGTGAAAGAGATGAATGCAATCGGTGAAAGGAACCTAAATGGACCAAGGAAGGAGAAAAGTCATACCTTTAGATGATCGCGGAAGGTCTTGAGGTAGAAAGCTCGAAGCAAGTTGGGCGCGCAGAGAGGAGATTTGAAGTGTCTGAGA comes from the Phaseolus vulgaris cultivar G19833 chromosome 8, P. vulgaris v2.0, whole genome shotgun sequence genome and includes:
- the LOC137824972 gene encoding pistil-specific extensin-like protein, which produces MARLKQTARIVASSSGAQPSASAPASPPPDAAPYQDYAKVYDWAPLALLAETSTQLPKGHLKTLLSNDPDEPSCAIDRENDFNVRIRIPPRGMPISPPLSVAPAEGLEPEKKRRRLVKAFPTTVAVAADPTHSTEEESFGSPLIHRKKKHQEVGGASSLRPEEIEVVQIEEGSPPPPPTQPASAPTFSPSPQRLPSPTPQTLSPTSLPPAPPAGQAIGQPTPPAGSDYAHSGGLSRLPASPPPPTSAAIAEGGEVSSQPSSSGASNENFSRVIALV